The Pelobacter seleniigenes DSM 18267 genomic sequence GGCTCTCGTAAGCACCATCCGCGTAAGGAACAAGGTCTGCCATACCGCTATTAAAAGAACGCGACAAATAAAGGGAGCCGTCGCGCACCACGACCAGCAGGCCGGAATGCTCTTCCAGCCAAAGCAGAGCCAAACCACGCTCATCTTCGGTAAACAGATCGCAGATATTGCGCAGGGCAAACTCGGGGATGTCGATAGCAGCAAGGGTCAGGCCGGTTTTGGACAAGGCCTGAACCTGCTCACGCAGATAGTTGCTTGAGGCGGAAACGACATAGGTCAGGGGCCGTTTTTCTCCGCCGAACGGAGCCACCTCAAACAGATCAATGACCGCCTCTTCCGGTGGATAATCGAGCCGTTCGCGAATCTGCCAGCGGGCAGCCTCACGTCGTTCGTCGACAGGGAGTTCTCCCAGATCAACCTGCACCAGCTGGTATGAGTTGGCCGGCAACATGGCGATGCAGGAGTATTTAGCAAGCTTATTCCGCTGCACCAGCTCAGCCAGAGCGGAGGCTCGTTGCGCCTCATCGGTAAACGTCCCCAGCTCAGGAAGAACAAGAGATGGAGCCCCCGACGGCCCCGGCTTGGTCATTGCTGCGCTAAAACGAGTCCGCTGCAGACAAATCGACAGCAAAGCGGATCCCGGTTTTTTTTTGGATTTCAAAACGCCCAGAGCTGCCTCCATTAGAGAACATTACTATAGCAAACCTAATATTAGGCGAGATTAAACCTTATTGCAACAGAAGAAGCAACAAAAAAAGGTGGCCGAGGCCACCTTTTTTTGTTAACGAAACTCTAACAAATATAGGAACTTGATGAGGTTATCCGGTTAGAGCTTGCTCGATTCCGAGGCAAGATACGAAGCAACTCCTTCGCCATCGGCAACCATGCCTTTATCCCCTTGGCTCCACCCGGCTGGGCAGACTTCACCATGCTTTTCATGGAACTGCAGGGCGTCGACCATGCGCAACATTTCATCGATATTGCGACCCAGCGGCAGATCGTTGACCACCTGATGACGAACGACACCCTCTTTGTCAATAAGGAATGAGCCACGCAGGGCAACCCCGGCAGGATCAAGCTCGACATCGTAGGCTCGGCAAATCTGGTGTTTCACATCTGCCACCAGCGGGTAGCGGACTTGCCCGATCCCGCCATTATCAATGGGGGTATTCCGCCAAGCAAGGTGGGTATATTGTGAATCAATGGAACAGCCGATCACCTGGACCTCACGTTTTTCAAATTCGGCCATCCGATGACTGAACGCGATCAATTCCGTTGGGCACACAAAGGTAAAGTCCAGAGGATAGAAAAACAGGACAATATATTTTCCCTTGTAATCGGCCAGGGAGAAATTATCGTTGATGGAACCATCCGCCATAACAGCGGAGGAGGTAAACTCAGGGGCTTGTTTTCCGACCAGCACACTCATCGCTCAGTACTCCTCTCAATAATGAATTAGCGTTCAAGGGGCAAAAAACTGCTTGCAAAGCAGTCTAGCGATTCTGGGAAAGCTGTCAAGAAAAAGGTTACCTATTTGGTTATTTTTTACGACTCCGGGGATGACTGCGATCATAAACCTCGGTCAGATGAGAGAAACTGACTTTGGTGTAACGCTGGGTCGTTGACAGTGAAGCATGCCCCAGCAGTTCTTGAATGGCGCGCAGGTCAGCGCCGGCATCCAGCAAATGAGTAGCGAATGAATGGCGCAAGGCATGAGGGGTGACATCCGTCGGCAGCCCCAACTGCAACAACCGCATCTTCAAATTACGCTGCACACTTCGCGGAGTCAGCCGACCGCCACGATGGTTGAGAAACAACGGGTCTTCCGGTTTGATCTCGCCCCGTTCGGCCAGGTATCCGGCCAACGCCTGGCCCGCCTGCCTGCCGATTGGCAACAGTCTTTCCTTATTGCCCTTGCCCAGCACCCGGACTTGGCAGAGACCCCCAGCCAGCGAGCCGACATCAAGGGCGGTAACTTCAGCGACCCGCAGCCCGCAGGAATAGATCAGCTCGAACAGCGCTAAATCACGCAACACTAGCAGGAACTGCCCTGGAACGGAACCGTCCAGCAACCGGCCGGCCTGCTCGGCACTCAGAACTTTGGGCAGATACTGTTCCCGTCGCGGGGCACTCAAGGCATCGGCCGGCGAGTCCTTGAGCACCCCTTCGCGGACCAAATAGCGCAGAAAGACTTTGATGGCGGACAGTTTGCGGGCAATGCTCGTCCTGCTGTTAACTTTGTGCAG encodes the following:
- a CDS encoding peroxiredoxin; the encoded protein is MSVLVGKQAPEFTSSAVMADGSINDNFSLADYKGKYIVLFFYPLDFTFVCPTELIAFSHRMAEFEKREVQVIGCSIDSQYTHLAWRNTPIDNGGIGQVRYPLVADVKHQICRAYDVELDPAGVALRGSFLIDKEGVVRHQVVNDLPLGRNIDEMLRMVDALQFHEKHGEVCPAGWSQGDKGMVADGEGVASYLASESSKL
- a CDS encoding tyrosine recombinase XerC encodes the protein MTDYLRQFEQHLTTERNLSGHTVAAYLRDLHHFEIFLQERGWSIRSGHGLELIDYLLLRQYLARLHKVNSRTSIARKLSAIKVFLRYLVREGVLKDSPADALSAPRREQYLPKVLSAEQAGRLLDGSVPGQFLLVLRDLALFELIYSCGLRVAEVTALDVGSLAGGLCQVRVLGKGNKERLLPIGRQAGQALAGYLAERGEIKPEDPLFLNHRGGRLTPRSVQRNLKMRLLQLGLPTDVTPHALRHSFATHLLDAGADLRAIQELLGHASLSTTQRYTKVSFSHLTEVYDRSHPRSRKK